In a single window of the Saccharothrix australiensis genome:
- a CDS encoding cation:proton antiporter encodes MILAAAPPSPLGAHQMLVFLVQLAALLGVAFVLGRLATRCRMPAVVGELAAGVVLGPSLLGPLWPALSGWLFPADPAQLHLLDAVGQLGVLLLVGFTGMHLDLGLARRRGGAAAWVGAGGLLIPLGLGFAVGFALPAALIGGGADRPVFALFLGVAVCVSAIPVIAKVLLEMNLLHRDIGQLVITAAAVDDVVGWSLLAVVSGMAGAGFTLGHAALSVGALLVVGVVALVLGRPVVKKALTFAVRANDPGVTVAVVVLLVVLSAAGTHALSLEPVLGAFVCGLLISWSGVPVHQKLRALRTFVMAVLAPVFFATAGLRMDLTALREPAVLGAAALVLLFAVIGKFAGAYLGARIGRLGHWEGLALGAGLNARGVIGVIVAMVGLRLGVLTTEAYTVVVLVAVVTSLMAPPALRYAVKRIAVTTEEQERAKALSV; translated from the coding sequence GTGATCCTCGCCGCCGCGCCGCCGAGCCCGCTCGGCGCCCACCAGATGCTGGTGTTCCTGGTGCAGCTGGCCGCGCTGCTCGGCGTGGCGTTCGTCCTGGGCAGGCTCGCGACCAGGTGCCGCATGCCCGCCGTGGTCGGCGAGCTGGCCGCGGGCGTCGTGCTCGGGCCGTCGCTGCTGGGCCCGCTGTGGCCGGCGCTGTCCGGCTGGCTGTTCCCCGCCGACCCCGCGCAGCTGCACCTGCTCGACGCGGTCGGGCAGCTCGGGGTGCTGCTGCTGGTCGGGTTCACCGGCATGCACCTCGACCTCGGCCTGGCGCGCCGCCGGGGCGGCGCGGCGGCGTGGGTCGGCGCGGGCGGGCTGCTGATCCCGCTGGGGCTCGGCTTCGCCGTAGGGTTCGCGCTGCCCGCCGCCCTGATCGGCGGCGGCGCGGACCGCCCGGTGTTCGCGCTGTTCCTCGGGGTCGCGGTGTGCGTGAGCGCGATCCCGGTCATCGCCAAGGTGCTGCTGGAGATGAACCTGCTGCACCGCGACATCGGCCAGCTCGTGATCACCGCCGCCGCCGTGGACGACGTGGTGGGCTGGTCGCTGCTGGCCGTCGTGTCCGGCATGGCGGGCGCGGGCTTCACGCTCGGCCACGCCGCGCTGTCGGTCGGCGCGCTGCTCGTCGTCGGCGTGGTCGCGCTCGTGCTGGGCAGGCCGGTGGTGAAGAAGGCGCTGACGTTCGCGGTCCGCGCCAACGACCCCGGCGTCACGGTCGCGGTGGTGGTGCTGCTGGTCGTGCTGTCCGCGGCCGGCACCCACGCCCTGTCCCTGGAACCCGTCCTCGGCGCGTTCGTCTGCGGCCTGCTGATCAGCTGGTCGGGCGTGCCCGTGCACCAGAAGCTGCGCGCGCTGCGGACGTTCGTGATGGCCGTGCTCGCGCCGGTCTTCTTCGCCACCGCCGGCCTGCGCATGGACCTCACCGCGCTGCGCGAGCCCGCGGTGCTCGGCGCGGCGGCGCTGGTCCTGCTGTTCGCGGTGATCGGCAAGTTCGCGGGCGCCTACCTGGGCGCGCGGATCGGGCGGCTGGGCCACTGGGAGGGACTGGCCCTGGGCGCGGGGCTCAACGCGCGCGGCGTCATCGGCGTCATCGTCGCGATGGTCGGCCTGCGCCTGGGCGTGCTGACGACCGAGGCGTACACGGTCGTCGTGCTGGTCGCGGTGGTCACGTCCCTGATGGCGCCGCCCGCCCTGCGCTACGCGGTCAAGCGCATCGCGGTCACCACCGAAGAGCAAGAGCGGGCCAAGGCGCTCAGCGTCTGA
- a CDS encoding MFS transporter has product MATQEKSAHDKPAGIWTTFAESPMAVKAVLGGVFVNKIGGFLNIFLVLFLTAKGYSAGQAATALGVYGVGSVVGVLIGGALADRLGARNSTVLSMAGSAALIAALLYLPSYPLLIVATALVGAVGQVYRPASATLLSELTDDDRQVMIFAMYRFGLNLGTTAAPLIGFALYQWGGDSYHLLFWGEALVALAYAVLAHLALPSKAEEKRVRAGGDAAAPAATGSYADVFRDRRYLAFLLVVFINGVVYVQYLSTLPLDVAKSGVPIFWYTFAVALNGAVVILFELLVTKTTQNLPAKVVVATCFVLLGLGVAVYGLPLGPAVIIAGTLLWTLAEIIGGPVVFSYPGLVAPAHLKGRYIGSFQFVYGLGAAAGPIVGGFLFLRIGHAVWPVLGALSFVAAVIGFVATKSTKRGTPAEPVEEPVAQG; this is encoded by the coding sequence ATGGCTACCCAAGAGAAGTCAGCGCACGACAAGCCGGCCGGGATCTGGACCACGTTCGCCGAGTCGCCGATGGCGGTGAAGGCGGTCCTTGGCGGCGTCTTCGTCAACAAGATCGGCGGCTTCCTCAACATCTTCCTGGTGCTGTTCCTCACCGCGAAGGGCTACTCCGCTGGCCAGGCGGCCACCGCGCTCGGCGTCTACGGCGTCGGCAGCGTGGTCGGCGTGCTGATCGGCGGCGCCCTCGCCGACCGGCTCGGCGCGCGCAACTCCACGGTGCTGAGCATGGCCGGTTCGGCGGCGCTCATCGCGGCGCTGCTCTACCTGCCCAGCTACCCGCTGCTGATCGTGGCCACGGCGCTGGTCGGCGCGGTCGGCCAGGTCTACCGGCCCGCGTCGGCGACCCTGCTGTCGGAGCTGACCGACGACGACCGCCAGGTCATGATCTTCGCGATGTACCGGTTCGGGCTCAACCTGGGCACGACCGCCGCGCCGCTGATCGGGTTCGCGCTCTACCAGTGGGGCGGTGACAGCTACCACCTGCTGTTCTGGGGCGAGGCGCTGGTGGCGCTGGCGTACGCGGTGCTGGCGCACCTCGCGCTGCCGTCCAAGGCGGAGGAGAAGCGCGTCCGCGCCGGCGGCGACGCCGCGGCGCCCGCCGCGACCGGCAGCTACGCGGACGTGTTCCGCGACCGCCGCTACCTGGCGTTCCTGCTGGTGGTGTTCATCAACGGCGTGGTGTACGTGCAGTACCTGTCGACGCTGCCGCTGGACGTGGCGAAGTCCGGGGTGCCGATCTTCTGGTACACCTTCGCGGTCGCCCTCAACGGCGCGGTGGTGATCCTGTTCGAGCTGCTGGTGACCAAGACGACGCAGAACCTGCCCGCCAAGGTGGTCGTCGCGACGTGCTTCGTGCTGCTGGGGCTGGGCGTGGCCGTGTACGGCCTGCCGCTGGGGCCGGCCGTGATCATCGCGGGCACGCTGCTGTGGACGCTGGCGGAGATCATCGGCGGCCCCGTGGTGTTCTCCTACCCCGGCCTGGTCGCGCCCGCGCACCTCAAGGGCCGCTACATCGGCAGCTTCCAGTTCGTCTACGGCCTGGGCGCGGCGGCCGGCCCGATCGTGGGCGGTTTCCTGTTCCTCCGGATCGGGCACGCGGTGTGGCCGGTGCTGGGCGCGTTGTCCTTCGTGGCGGCGGTGATCGGGTTCGTGGCGACCAAGAGCACGAAGAGGGGGACGCCGGCGGAACCGGTGGAGGAGCCGGTGGCGCAGGGCTGA
- a CDS encoding ATP-grasp domain-containing protein produces MKLLTVETRQYLQYYHSRYQQVEALGVELYVLNGEGTEDFWPADRYRLVGGKNIDDMIAVAKQWHAAEEFAGVITFSEAAVVAVAAIAEALGLPGIGVEAALNSRNKLLMRRAHQKAGAPIPGFRYVTELAQARDAAREFGYPVIVKPTLGAGSHFVFKCDDEAELTERYEQAAAGIRELFWATSEAEGVDLGPNGLLVESFLDGKEYLMEAVAWDGEVYLGSVVDRITAEGGTFDDDVHHAPTSMSREDLAAVHEVVKAGALAQGLRRGVMHAEVRFHRGKPYLLEIAARVGGGGLDEIARLTADHDPIAAVVDVAVGRRPDVRHFRPTGTHITAMCLISEAGVVDRVVVPEEVERSDRVFLLKITARPGDVIRRPPDGNTILGFLGTTGESEQDAFALMTEYASKIRVEFR; encoded by the coding sequence GTGAAGCTGCTGACCGTGGAGACCCGCCAGTACCTCCAGTACTACCACTCGCGCTACCAGCAGGTGGAGGCGCTGGGCGTGGAGCTGTACGTCCTCAACGGCGAGGGCACCGAGGACTTCTGGCCCGCCGACCGCTACCGCCTGGTGGGCGGCAAGAACATCGACGACATGATCGCCGTGGCGAAGCAGTGGCACGCCGCGGAGGAGTTCGCGGGCGTCATCACCTTCTCCGAGGCGGCGGTGGTGGCCGTCGCCGCCATCGCGGAGGCCCTCGGCCTGCCCGGCATCGGCGTGGAGGCGGCGCTCAACAGCCGCAACAAGCTGTTGATGCGCCGGGCGCACCAGAAGGCGGGCGCGCCGATCCCCGGTTTCCGGTACGTGACGGAACTGGCGCAGGCGCGCGACGCCGCCCGCGAGTTCGGCTACCCGGTGATCGTCAAGCCGACGCTGGGCGCGGGCAGCCACTTCGTGTTCAAGTGCGACGACGAGGCCGAGCTGACCGAGCGCTACGAGCAGGCCGCCGCGGGCATCCGGGAGCTGTTCTGGGCCACCTCGGAGGCCGAGGGCGTCGACCTGGGGCCCAACGGCCTACTGGTCGAGTCGTTCCTGGACGGCAAGGAGTACCTGATGGAGGCCGTCGCCTGGGACGGCGAGGTCTACCTGGGCTCGGTGGTGGACCGGATCACCGCCGAGGGCGGCACCTTCGACGACGACGTGCACCACGCGCCGACGTCGATGAGCCGGGAGGACCTGGCCGCCGTGCACGAGGTGGTGAAGGCGGGCGCGCTCGCGCAGGGACTGCGGCGCGGCGTCATGCACGCCGAGGTGCGGTTCCACCGGGGCAAGCCGTACCTGCTGGAGATCGCGGCCCGCGTCGGCGGCGGCGGGCTGGACGAGATCGCCCGGTTGACCGCCGACCACGACCCGATCGCGGCGGTGGTCGACGTCGCCGTCGGGCGGCGGCCGGACGTGCGGCACTTCCGGCCCACCGGCACGCACATCACCGCCATGTGCCTGATCTCCGAGGCGGGCGTGGTCGACCGCGTGGTCGTGCCCGAGGAGGTCGAGCGGTCGGACCGGGTGTTCCTGCTCAAGATCACCGCACGGCCCGGCGACGTGATCCGGCGACCGCCGGACGGCAACACCATCCTCGGCTTCCTCGGCACCACCGGGGAGTCCGAACAGGACGCGTTCGCGCTGATGACCGAGTACGCGTCGAAGATCCGGGTCGAGTTCCGCTGA
- a CDS encoding class I tRNA ligase family protein has translation MTDRARPAIVIAATPTPNGDLHVGHMAGPYLSGDVYARYLRANGRQVIYTTCTDDSQSYVVSTAHRRDTTPEELVATSTARIERSLSMMGTLMAGLPPIDDRYRRTVLDYVADLHAAGRFRLRTVRLPYARNAGRFLYDGLVAGTCPVCMAGSCGGACETCGHPNNFDELIDPRYTVDPTDPVVYREHTVLVLPMEEYRERLTSYYASRTPRWRPHAKQLIGELLARPLPDVPVTFPGTWGIAAPFPETPGQVLYPWIEAMPAAIYSTWWAATRHGRATGDTDHLWRAESDAELVYFHGFDNVYHWGLVDLVMLLAHGDRYTTPESNVCNEFYDLDGEKFSTSRNHLIWSADLLAEVPRDLVRFYLALTAPEYQRTNFSRDALHAVTTRRLVEPWNALADAVTLALVGVDAAGEPRTTEDGRRRSAAMLERFRLCYELPNFSLGRAAETLLTQLGRLRTLADAVDGKRNGHSPVAPGDLLLEARTLLACAAPILVDVADALHAGGVDLDLGAARAESVPVFRFPRLPSTTAPAGREPALDGAR, from the coding sequence GTGACCGACCGCGCGCGCCCGGCGATCGTCATCGCCGCGACACCCACCCCGAACGGCGACCTGCACGTGGGCCACATGGCCGGCCCGTACCTGTCCGGCGACGTCTACGCCCGCTACCTGCGCGCCAACGGCCGCCAGGTGATCTACACGACCTGCACCGACGACAGCCAGAGCTACGTCGTGTCCACCGCGCACCGCCGGGACACCACGCCCGAGGAGCTGGTGGCGACGTCGACGGCGCGGATCGAGCGGTCCCTGTCGATGATGGGCACGCTGATGGCGGGCCTGCCGCCGATCGACGACCGCTACCGCCGCACGGTGCTGGACTACGTGGCGGACCTGCACGCCGCCGGGCGGTTCCGGCTGCGCACGGTGCGCCTGCCCTACGCCCGCAACGCGGGCCGGTTCCTCTACGACGGCCTGGTCGCCGGCACCTGCCCGGTGTGCATGGCGGGCAGTTGCGGTGGCGCGTGCGAGACCTGCGGCCACCCCAACAACTTCGACGAGCTGATCGACCCGAGGTACACGGTCGACCCGACCGACCCGGTGGTCTACCGCGAGCACACCGTCCTGGTGCTGCCGATGGAGGAGTACCGGGAGCGGCTGACGAGCTACTACGCGTCCCGCACGCCGCGCTGGCGGCCCCACGCCAAGCAGCTGATCGGCGAGCTGCTCGCCCGCCCGCTGCCGGACGTGCCCGTCACGTTCCCCGGCACCTGGGGCATCGCGGCGCCGTTCCCCGAGACACCGGGCCAGGTCCTGTACCCGTGGATCGAGGCGATGCCCGCCGCGATCTACAGCACCTGGTGGGCGGCCACGCGGCACGGCCGCGCGACCGGCGACACCGACCACCTGTGGCGCGCCGAGTCCGACGCGGAACTGGTCTACTTCCACGGCTTCGACAACGTCTACCACTGGGGCCTGGTGGACCTGGTGATGCTGCTCGCCCACGGCGACCGGTACACCACGCCGGAGAGCAACGTCTGCAACGAGTTCTACGACCTGGACGGCGAGAAGTTCTCCACCAGCCGCAACCACCTGATCTGGAGCGCCGACCTGCTCGCCGAGGTGCCGCGCGACCTGGTGCGCTTCTACCTGGCGCTGACCGCGCCGGAGTACCAGCGCACCAACTTCAGCCGCGACGCGCTGCACGCCGTCACCACGCGCCGCCTGGTCGAGCCGTGGAACGCGCTCGCCGACGCCGTCACCCTGGCGCTGGTCGGCGTGGACGCGGCGGGCGAGCCGCGCACCACCGAGGACGGCAGGCGGCGCTCGGCGGCCATGCTGGAGCGCTTCCGGCTGTGCTACGAGCTGCCGAACTTCAGCCTGGGCCGGGCGGCGGAGACCCTGCTGACCCAGCTCGGGCGGCTGCGCACGCTGGCCGACGCGGTGGACGGCAAGCGCAACGGGCACTCGCCGGTCGCGCCCGGCGACCTGCTGCTGGAGGCGCGGACGCTGCTGGCGTGCGCCGCGCCGATCCTGGTCGACGTCGCCGACGCGCTGCACGCCGGCGGCGTGGACCTCGACCTGGGCGCGGCGCGCGCCGAGTCGGTGCCGGTGTTCCGGTTCCCCCGGCTGCCCTCGACCACCGCGCCCGCCGGGCGCGAACCCGCGCTCGACGGCGCACGTTAG
- a CDS encoding MerR family transcriptional regulator: MELVTIGEFARAARLSPKALRLYDELGLLTPAHVDPRSGYRWYAPDQLDRARLVAWLRRLGMPLARIRQVCALGPADAAAEVRAYWAGVEADTAARRDLAAFLVAQLSGRGNTMNLALRYALRTDRGLVRESNQDRGYAGERLLAVADGFGANGEPASSMAIENLAPLDTAIPAGELLNALADAVHRAGAAIGDYLSAHGDGQCSGTTVTALVLSGSRLGLVHVGDARVYLLRDDELFLITHDHTVVRSLIAEGRLTEEEAHSHPQRSMLLRALHGREVEPDLALHDALPGDRYLLCSDGLHTVVPRSDLRDVLREASDPDAATRRFVELANAHGGPDNVVCVVADVVSAD, translated from the coding sequence GTGGAGCTGGTGACCATCGGGGAGTTCGCGCGGGCGGCGCGCCTGTCGCCCAAGGCGTTGCGGCTCTACGACGAACTGGGCCTGCTCACCCCGGCCCACGTGGACCCGCGGTCGGGTTACCGGTGGTACGCGCCGGACCAGCTCGACCGGGCCCGCCTGGTGGCGTGGCTGCGGCGGCTGGGCATGCCGCTGGCCCGCATCCGGCAGGTCTGCGCGCTCGGCCCGGCGGACGCCGCCGCCGAGGTGCGCGCGTACTGGGCGGGGGTCGAGGCCGACACGGCCGCCCGCCGCGACCTCGCGGCCTTCCTCGTGGCACAGCTGTCCGGAAGGGGCAACACCATGAACCTCGCACTGCGCTATGCGCTGCGCACCGACCGCGGCCTGGTCCGCGAGTCGAACCAGGACCGCGGCTACGCGGGCGAACGGCTGCTGGCCGTGGCCGACGGGTTCGGCGCGAACGGCGAGCCGGCCAGCTCGATGGCGATCGAGAACCTCGCGCCGCTGGACACCGCGATCCCGGCGGGTGAACTGCTCAACGCCCTGGCCGACGCCGTGCACCGGGCCGGCGCGGCGATCGGCGACTACCTGTCCGCCCACGGCGACGGGCAGTGCAGCGGGACCACGGTGACGGCGCTGGTGCTGTCCGGCTCGCGCCTGGGCCTGGTCCACGTCGGCGACGCGCGGGTGTACCTGCTGCGCGACGACGAGCTGTTCCTCATCACCCACGACCACACGGTGGTGCGGTCGCTGATCGCCGAGGGCAGGCTCACCGAGGAGGAGGCGCACAGCCACCCGCAGCGGTCCATGCTGCTGCGCGCCCTGCACGGCCGGGAGGTGGAGCCGGACCTGGCCCTGCACGACGCCCTGCCGGGTGACCGCTACCTGCTCTGCTCGGACGGGCTGCACACCGTCGTGCCGCGGTCGGACCTGCGGGACGTGCTGCGCGAGGCGTCGGACCCGGACGCGGCGACGCGGCGGTTCGTCGAGCTGGCCAACGCCCACGGCGGCCCGGACAACGTGGTGTGCGTGGTCGCGGACGTGGTGTCCGCCGACTGA
- a CDS encoding ABC transporter substrate-binding protein, producing MTSASTAAAPAGGKPRKGGVVTWACAPGFPPAVIFPFTPAERMGTRNILEFQALMYRTLYYFGSDGTPAVDYAQSIGEPPVWSEDGLTVTITVKPWKWSNGETVRADNVLFWVNLMKVKGARYGEYVPGYFPDNLTSYGKLAEDKVYFTFDKVYSKHWVLYNQLSTITPLPKAWDRTEAGPANASGDLADVEAVYEYLMAQQGDIVDEGNEHRTRWADSPIWSVVSGPWRLKSYTLEGVVTFVPNEHYSGPNKPYLDEFRQVPTFSDEEQYRMLQAGPHAENGIQVGYLPLSFATEPAVDPVVGGPNPLAGSYTMYPQTAFCIRYISLNYNNPTVVGKMFAQTYLRQALQSTLDQDTAVRDIYQGYAYRQNGPVPMYPRTDYVSPRQREGAWPLPFDPKRAKELLEANGWDTSRTPAVCVRPGTGPGEAGEGIPAGTELSILLRYVEGRPALTRLMRGFRDAAAEAGIELRLEEVYGSVLVAEDAPCKATEETPCLWEMCCWNGGWAYHHPTGEILFSTGAGGNFGFYTDPRADELIDRTVTSDDLDVLYEYQDYIAEQVPVIFTPNFPIRLFEVADDLRGFGPVNPYGMINPENWYYVEDEDR from the coding sequence ATGACCTCCGCCAGCACCGCCGCCGCGCCCGCCGGTGGCAAGCCGCGCAAGGGCGGCGTGGTGACCTGGGCGTGCGCGCCCGGCTTCCCGCCCGCCGTGATCTTCCCGTTCACGCCCGCCGAGCGCATGGGCACCCGCAACATCCTGGAGTTCCAGGCGCTGATGTACCGGACGCTGTACTACTTCGGCAGCGACGGCACGCCCGCCGTGGACTACGCGCAGAGCATCGGCGAGCCGCCGGTGTGGAGCGAGGACGGCCTCACCGTCACCATCACCGTCAAGCCGTGGAAGTGGTCCAACGGCGAGACGGTCCGCGCCGACAACGTGCTGTTCTGGGTCAACCTGATGAAGGTCAAGGGCGCCCGGTACGGCGAGTACGTGCCCGGCTACTTCCCCGACAACCTCACCTCGTACGGGAAGCTGGCCGAGGACAAGGTGTACTTCACCTTCGACAAGGTCTACTCCAAGCACTGGGTGCTGTACAACCAGCTCAGCACCATCACGCCGCTGCCGAAGGCGTGGGACCGCACCGAGGCGGGCCCGGCGAACGCGTCGGGCGACCTCGCCGACGTGGAGGCCGTCTACGAGTACCTGATGGCGCAGCAGGGCGACATCGTCGACGAGGGCAACGAGCACCGCACCCGGTGGGCGGACAGCCCGATCTGGAGCGTCGTCAGCGGACCGTGGCGGCTCAAGAGCTACACGCTCGAAGGCGTCGTGACGTTCGTGCCCAACGAGCACTACTCGGGCCCGAACAAGCCCTACCTGGACGAGTTCCGGCAGGTGCCCACGTTCTCCGACGAGGAGCAGTACCGGATGCTCCAGGCCGGGCCGCACGCGGAGAACGGCATCCAGGTCGGCTACCTGCCGCTGAGCTTCGCCACCGAACCGGCGGTCGACCCCGTGGTGGGCGGGCCCAACCCGTTGGCGGGCAGCTACACCATGTACCCGCAGACGGCGTTCTGCATCCGCTACATCTCGCTGAACTACAACAACCCGACCGTGGTCGGGAAGATGTTCGCGCAGACCTACCTGCGGCAGGCGTTGCAGAGCACCCTGGACCAGGACACCGCCGTGCGCGACATCTACCAGGGCTACGCCTACCGGCAGAACGGCCCGGTCCCGATGTACCCGAGGACCGACTACGTGTCGCCGCGCCAGCGCGAGGGCGCGTGGCCGCTGCCGTTCGACCCGAAGCGCGCCAAGGAGCTGCTGGAGGCCAACGGCTGGGACACCAGCCGCACGCCCGCCGTGTGCGTGCGGCCCGGCACCGGTCCGGGCGAGGCGGGCGAGGGCATCCCGGCGGGCACCGAGCTGTCGATCCTGCTGCGCTACGTCGAGGGGCGGCCCGCGCTGACCCGGCTCATGCGCGGCTTCCGCGACGCCGCCGCCGAGGCGGGCATCGAACTGCGCCTGGAGGAGGTCTACGGCTCGGTCCTGGTCGCCGAGGACGCGCCGTGCAAGGCCACCGAGGAGACGCCGTGCCTGTGGGAGATGTGCTGCTGGAACGGCGGCTGGGCCTACCACCACCCGACCGGTGAGATCCTGTTCTCCACCGGCGCGGGCGGCAACTTCGGCTTCTACACCGACCCGAGGGCCGACGAGCTGATCGACCGCACCGTCACCAGCGACGACCTGGACGTGCTCTACGAGTACCAGGACTACATCGCCGAGCAGGTGCCGGTGATCTTCACGCCGAACTTCCCGATCCGGCTGTTCGAGGTCGCCGACGACCTGCGCGGGTTCGGTCCGGTCAACCCCTACGGGATGATCAACCCGGAGAACTGGTACTACGTGGAGGACGAGGACCGGTGA
- a CDS encoding ATP-grasp domain-containing protein: protein MTGTQDTRPLLLVVATGMRTYREYLLRSIAAEYRVHLFLSTEPEWEKEYASDWTVLPSTMDGPAMAVAAAELAGREPVAGVLCWDEARIHAAAFVARAVGARNGDPDVVWGLRDKGRTRAALDAAGVAQPRSVPVRTVEDAVAAAEVVGYPAILKPRGLGASLGVVKVADEAQLRANFAFTSAAEGPEPVVFDTDQPVLVEEFVSGEEISVDSVVRDGEVTPLFVARKVVGYPPYAEEVGHFVDAADPLLTDPALLKALQRTHEALGFTDGVTHAEFMLTASGPKVIEVNGRLGGDLIPFLGSLATGIDPGLVAAAAATGRPADLTPTRSRVAGIRFFYVAEEDTTIGSLGFTENALPEGIELAVAVARPGAVVSPPPKGTVWGRIAFAVATGGSREQVTDRLAAAEAAFDVQPA from the coding sequence ATGACCGGCACCCAGGACACCCGCCCGCTGCTGCTGGTGGTCGCCACCGGTATGCGGACCTACCGCGAGTACCTGCTGCGCTCCATCGCCGCCGAGTACCGCGTCCACCTGTTCCTGAGCACCGAACCCGAGTGGGAGAAGGAGTACGCCTCGGACTGGACCGTCCTGCCCAGCACGATGGACGGACCGGCGATGGCCGTGGCCGCCGCCGAGCTGGCCGGGCGCGAGCCCGTCGCGGGCGTGCTGTGCTGGGACGAGGCGCGCATCCACGCCGCCGCGTTCGTCGCTCGGGCCGTCGGCGCGCGCAACGGCGACCCGGACGTGGTGTGGGGCCTGCGCGACAAGGGCCGGACGCGGGCCGCGCTGGACGCCGCCGGCGTGGCGCAGCCCCGGTCCGTGCCGGTCCGGACGGTCGAGGACGCCGTGGCCGCGGCGGAGGTCGTCGGCTACCCGGCGATCCTCAAGCCACGCGGCCTGGGCGCGAGCCTGGGCGTGGTCAAGGTCGCGGACGAGGCGCAGCTGCGGGCGAACTTCGCGTTCACCAGCGCCGCGGAGGGCCCGGAGCCGGTGGTGTTCGACACCGACCAGCCCGTGCTGGTGGAGGAGTTCGTGTCGGGCGAGGAGATCAGCGTCGACTCGGTGGTGCGCGACGGCGAGGTGACGCCGCTGTTCGTCGCCCGCAAGGTCGTCGGCTACCCGCCCTACGCCGAGGAGGTCGGGCACTTCGTCGACGCCGCCGACCCGCTGCTCACCGATCCCGCGCTGCTCAAGGCGTTGCAGCGCACGCACGAGGCGCTGGGCTTCACCGACGGCGTCACGCACGCGGAGTTCATGCTCACCGCGTCCGGGCCGAAGGTCATCGAGGTCAACGGCCGCCTCGGCGGCGACCTCATCCCGTTCCTGGGCTCGCTGGCCACCGGCATCGACCCCGGCCTGGTGGCCGCCGCCGCCGCGACCGGCCGCCCGGCCGACCTCACGCCCACCCGCTCCCGCGTCGCCGGTATCAGGTTCTTCTATGTCGCCGAGGAGGACACGACCATCGGATCCCTCGGTTTCACGGAGAATGCGCTGCCCGAGGGCATAGAGCTGGCGGTCGCGGTGGCCAGGCCCGGCGCGGTCGTCTCGCCGCCGCCCAAGGGCACGGTCTGGGGCCGCATCGCGTTCGCCGTCGCCACCGGCGGCTCGCGCGAGCAGGTCACCGACCGGTTGGCCGCGGCGGAGGCCGCGTTCGACGTCCAGCCCGCCTGA